The Labeo rohita strain BAU-BD-2019 chromosome 19, IGBB_LRoh.1.0, whole genome shotgun sequence genome window below encodes:
- the LOC127182380 gene encoding E3 ubiquitin/ISG15 ligase TRIM25-like: MAEARFSQDQFSCPVCLDLLKDPVTIPCGHSYCMSCITDCWDQEDQKRVYSCPQCRQTFRPRPALNKSTMLAEVVEQLKKTKLQAVVPAPFHTEPGDVECDVCTERKHKAVKSCLMCLNSYCENHLEQHESFFRGKRHDLMDATGRLQEMICRKHDKLLEIYCRTDKRCICMLCMVDEHKNHDTVSTAAEMTEKQRQLDETLRDFQQQIQEREKKLQELKEAVKTHKRSAQTAVEDSERIFTELISSIERRRSEVTQMIRDREKTVESRAEGLMERLEQEIEDLSRRNAELLSHTRDHIYFLQSFPSLSDPPGSPDIPSITFSSYEDVRQSVFQLRQKLEDFCRQGIEEISGRAERPEAENSPFILRQEIKDFRRAQTHQRVAAETPERKPRPRMMDFNRPQAPTRDAIQNIHEYLRQRRHQRAIREQRICMLGSTVRCTQITPGYDHRKECCGLTGKQRQARNAHMHMTLIW, translated from the exons ATGGCTGAAGCCAGGTTTTCTCAGGACCAGTTCAGTTGTCCAGTTTGTCTGGATTTGCTGAAGGATCCAGTGACTATtccctgtggacacagttactgtatgAGCTGCATTACAGACTGCTGGGATCAAGAGGATCAGAAgagagtctacagctgccctcagtgTAGACAGACCTTCAGACCAAGACctgctttaaataaaagcacCATGCTGGCTGAAGTTGTGGAGCAACTGAAAAAGACCAAACTACAAGCTGTTGTTCCTGCTCCATTTCATACTGAACCTGGAGATGTGGAGTGTGACGTCTGTactgaaagaaaacacaaagctGTAAAGTCCTGTCTGATGTGTCTGAACTCTTACTGTGAAAATCAccttgaacaacatgagagtttcTTCAGAGGAAAGAGACACGATCTAATGGACGCCACTGGACGACTTCAGGAAATGATTTGCCGTAAACATGATAAACTGCTGGAAATTTACTGCCGCACTGACAAGAGGTGTATCTGTATGCTCTGTATGGTGGATGAACACAAAAATCATGACACTGTATCAACTGCAGCAGAGATGACAGAGAAACAG AGACAACTGGATGAGACACTGAGAGACTTCCAGCAGCAAATCCAGGAACGAGAAAAGAAGCTTCAGGAGCTGAAAGAGGCTGTCAAGACTCACAAG cgctctgcacagacagcagtggaggacagtgagaggatctttacTGAACTCATCAGCTCCATTGAGAGAAGACGCTCTGAGGTCACACAGATGATCAGAGATCGAGAAAAGACTGTAGAGAGTCGAGCTGAAGGACTTATGGAGCGACTGGAACAAGAGATTGAAGATCTGAGCAGGAGAAATGCTGAGCTGCTTTCACACACACGTGATCACATCTATTTCCTTCAG AGTTTTCCATCTCTCTCTGACCCTCCTGGATCTCCAGACATTCCCAGCATAACTTTCAGTTCCTATGAAGATGTAAGACAATCAGTCTTTCAGCTGAGACAGAAACTGGAGGATTTTTGCAGACAGGGGATTGAAGAGATATCTGGTAGAG CAGAGAGGCCTGAGGCAGAAAATTCTCCATTTATTTTGAGAcaggaaataaaagatttccGCAGAGCACAGACACATCAAAGAG TTGCAGCAGAGACGCCTGAGAGAAAACCAAGACCAAGAATGATGGATTTCAACAGACCACAGGCACCAACAAGAG aTGCTATACAGAACATTCACGAGTATCTGAGGCAGAGACGTCATCAGAGGGCCATCAGAGAACAG AGAATATGTATGTTGGGTTCCACAGTGAGATGCACACAGATCACCCCAGGATATGACCACAGGAAAGAGTGTTGTGGGCTGACAGGAAAGCAAAGGCAGGCAAGGAATGCACATATGCATATGACTTTAATTTGGTGA